The Lates calcarifer isolate ASB-BC8 linkage group LG6, TLL_Latcal_v3, whole genome shotgun sequence genome includes a region encoding these proteins:
- the arhgap4b gene encoding SLIT-ROBO Rho GTPase-activating protein 3 isoform X2 translates to MMTSHGKLRREKGSLAEYESQMKDLRAQLTDQIKILDSQVEVKQQQLSDLSEFLRRRGDIEAEYARALDKLTERFTHKTKKKEQWGQSVCQVWSVLLTQTRLESREHAALGDTCCNTLTQRLTHSTEDTHRLHKRSKEVGIQMQDELLKVTTELQTALKTYNQYHTDCLIAEGKLKEAERLEERHTGKSAELGPGQSGGQRRSSVKKMERLMEKRHGRVQETQLKCTKARNDYLLNLAAANAAMNKYYLQDVSTLIDCCDLGFHLSVERMMRCYLASRWRIQKTEETGLKQLEAAVTSLDQGGDRDALLQQHDAAFCLPFRFNYHPHEGDQVCEVSAESQVRYELETRFQQLQSRLAAVTLETEEISKTLKATLTALLDSMCDSDCNPSPDVPSSLSHEPPGGSAAPKLTLAKRRANQQETETYYFTKVKEFLTSSSLTSKLQAKHDLLQDAIQKAEAVDSDPSRRRRRMSRTQSSGQQIPVVVESCIRFINLHGLHHEGIFRVPGSQREVNLIRDAFERGEDPLSDSECDLDSVAGVLKLYFRGLEPPLFPYDSYSQLLECVQIEGDTEKAAQIKAIVSTFPRPLLIVMRYLFAFLNHVSQYSDENMMQPYNLAVCFGPSLLRGMDSDDAVARQPQVNDLIKTMILQHDVIFPGQSELPGPVYEKHMTLEQEYCEPITEEGDGETEHLPSEDEWEAVAMFDYVARSPAELSFKQGELLILHSKASSDWWRGEVGGVKGLIPHKYISVLEGSERGKREEGGGGGGGGSTGNLTAEDPQTENTTRMRVNSDSASLPGRQRASEGSPSRKPPTSPATRHLPVSHERRHTLDTVRQGGFRPTDRPPFGQGDRTTVDKEMISRQMNSVFKELLSRQPPVQSSTLATPAAPAPSSSSSSSSLPQAAPAAKKVGFGLRGRALFRPVD, encoded by the exons ATGATGACATCACATGGAAagctgaggagggagaaggggagtCTGGCCGAGTATGAATCGCAGATGAAAG ACCTGCGGGCCCAGCTGACAGACCAGATAAAGATTTTAGATTCTCAGGTGGaggtaaaacagcagcagctctcagacCTCTCTGAGTTTCTCCGGCGCCGTGGCGACATTGAGGCTGAATATGCACGTGCCCTCGACAAACTCACTGAGAGGTTCACCCACAAGACTAAGAA GAAGGAGCAGTGGGGTCAGTCTGTGTGTCAGGTCTGGTCAGTTTTGCTGACTCAGACTCGTTTAGAGAGCCGGGAACATGCAGCACTGGGTGACACCTGCTGTAACACGCTCACCCAGAGACTGACCCACAGTACGGAGGATACACACCGTCTACACAAACGG AGCAAAGAGGTTGGAATTCAGATGCAGGATGAGCTGCTAAAGGTCACCACTGAACTCCAGACA GCTCTGAAGACATATAACCAGTACCACACAGACTGCCTGATAGCTGAGGGGAAGCTGAAGGAAGCCGAGCGATTGGAGGAGAGACACACCGGCAAGTCCGCTGAGCTCGGCCCCGGCCAATCAGGAGGACAGAGGCGGAGTTCTgtgaagaagatggagagattAATGGagaag AGGCATGGCAGAGTGCAGGAGACCCAGCTGAAGTGTACCAAGGCTCGTAATGACTACCTGCTGAATCTAGCAGCAGCCAATGCAGCCATGAACAAGTACTACCTGCAGGACGTGAGCACTCTCATCGAC TGCTGTGACCTCGGTTTCCACCTGTCTGTGGAGAGGATGATGAGGTGCTACCTGGCCAGTAGGTGGCGCAtccagaaaacagaggagacagggCTTAAGCAGCTGGAGGCAGCTGTGACATCCCTGGACCAGGGAGGAGATAGGGATGCGTTACTGCAGCAACATGACGCTGCCTTCTGCCTTCCATTCAGATTCAACTACCACCCACATGAGGGAGACCAG gTGTGTGAGGTGAGTGCGGAAAGCCAGGTGAGGTACGAGCTGGAGACCAGATTCCAACAGCTTCAGTCTCGACTCGCTGCCGTTACCTTGGAAACAGAGGAG ATCAGTAAAACGCTTAAGGCTACACTCACAGCTCTGCTGGACAGTATGTGTGACAGCGACTGTAACCCCTCCCCCGATGTGCCCAGCAGCCTATCACATGAGCCCCCTGGAGGAAGTGCTGCCCCAAAACTTACCCTTGCCAAGCGTCGAGCCAatcagcaggagacagagaccTACTATTTTACA AAAGTGAAGGAGTTCCTCACCAGCAGTTCTCTGACCTCCAAACTTCAAGCCAAACATGACCTTCTACAAGATGCCATACAGAAAG CTGAGGCCGTCGACAGTGACCCTTCCAG aagaagaaggagaatgTCTCGGACACAG AGCTCTGGGCAGCAGATTCCTGTGGTGGTTGAAAGCTGCATCCGTTTCATAAATCTTCACG GCCTCCACCATGAAGGAATATTCAGAGTTCCTGGGTCACAGAGGGAGGTTAACCTCATTAGAGATGCATTTGAGAGAG GAGAGGATCCTCTGTCAGACAGTGAGTGTGACCTGGACTCTGTGGCTGGTGTGTTGAAGCTTTACTTCAGAGGCCTTgagcctcctctcttcccttaCGACAGCTACTCTCAGCTGCTGGAGTGTGTTC AAATtgagggagacacagagaaagcTGCCCAGATTAAAGCGATTGTCTCCACCTTCCCACGGCCCCTCCTCATCGTGATGCGTTACCTTTTCGCTTTCCTCAATCA tgtgTCTCAGTACAGTGATGAGAACATGATGCAGCCCTACAACCTGGCCGTTTGCTTTGGCCCGAGCCTGCTGAGGGGAATGGACTCTGATGACGCTGTTGCTAGGCAGCCACAGGTCAATGACCTCATCAAAACCATGATCCTCCAACATGACGTCATCTTCCCTGGCCAATCAGAACTTCCAGGCCCCGTCTACGAGAAGCACATGACTCTGGAGCAGGAGTACTG TGAACCAAtcacagaggagggagatggagagactgAGCATCTGCCCAGTGAGGACG AGTGGGAAGCAGTGGCTATGTTCGACTACGTGGCGAGATCTCCAGCAGAACTATCGTTTAAGCAGGGAGAGCTGCTCATCCTTCACAGCAAAGCCTCCTCTGATTGGTGGAGAGGCGAAGTGGGAGGGGTTAAGGGTCTCATCCCTCACAAGTACATCAGCGTGCTGGAAGG gTCAGAGcgagggaaaagagaagaaggaggaggaggaggaggaggaggcagcactGGAAACCTGACAGCAGAAGATCCACAGACGGAGAACACAACTcg GATGCGGGTGAACAGCGACAGTGCTTCGTTACCTGGAAGACAGAGAGCAAGTGAGGGGAGCCCCAGTCGAAAGCCGCCAACCTCCCCTGCCACACGACACCTGCCAGT GTCTCACGAGAGAAGACACACTTTGGACACTGTGAGACAGGGTGGCTTCAGACCCACAGACAGACCTCCATTTGGTCAGGGAGACAGAACCACAGTTGACAAG GAGATGATCAGCCGTCAAATGAACTCAGTGTTCAAGGAGCTCCTGTCACGCCAGCCTCCTGTCCAGTCGTCCACCCTCGCCACCCCTGCTGCCCctgctccctcttcctcctcctcctcttcctctcttcctcaaGCTGCCCCCGCTGCCAAAAAAGTAGGATTCGGCCTCAGAGGACGGGCCCTTTTCAGGCCAGtggactga
- the arhgap4b gene encoding SLIT-ROBO Rho GTPase-activating protein 3 isoform X1, with protein sequence MMTSHGKLRREKGSLAEYESQMKDLRAQLTDQIKILDSQVEVKQQQLSDLSEFLRRRGDIEAEYARALDKLTERFTHKTKKKEQWGQSVCQVWSVLLTQTRLESREHAALGDTCCNTLTQRLTHSTEDTHRLHKRSKEVGIQMQDELLKVTTELQTALKTYNQYHTDCLIAEGKLKEAERLEERHTGKSAELGPGQSGGQRRSSVKKMERLMEKRHGRVQETQLKCTKARNDYLLNLAAANAAMNKYYLQDVSTLIDCCDLGFHLSVERMMRCYLASRWRIQKTEETGLKQLEAAVTSLDQGGDRDALLQQHDAAFCLPFRFNYHPHEGDQVCEVSAESQVRYELETRFQQLQSRLAAVTLETEEISKTLKATLTALLDSMCDSDCNPSPDVPSSLSHEPPGGSAAPKLTLAKRRANQQETETYYFTKVKEFLTSSSLTSKLQAKHDLLQDAIQKAEAVDSDPSRMQCARSVRVRKSRPVSQFCHTLFTTDMLSYIQSSGQQIPVVVESCIRFINLHGLHHEGIFRVPGSQREVNLIRDAFERGEDPLSDSECDLDSVAGVLKLYFRGLEPPLFPYDSYSQLLECVQIEGDTEKAAQIKAIVSTFPRPLLIVMRYLFAFLNHVSQYSDENMMQPYNLAVCFGPSLLRGMDSDDAVARQPQVNDLIKTMILQHDVIFPGQSELPGPVYEKHMTLEQEYCEPITEEGDGETEHLPSEDEWEAVAMFDYVARSPAELSFKQGELLILHSKASSDWWRGEVGGVKGLIPHKYISVLEGSERGKREEGGGGGGGGSTGNLTAEDPQTENTTRMRVNSDSASLPGRQRASEGSPSRKPPTSPATRHLPVSHERRHTLDTVRQGGFRPTDRPPFGQGDRTTVDKEMISRQMNSVFKELLSRQPPVQSSTLATPAAPAPSSSSSSSSLPQAAPAAKKVGFGLRGRALFRPVD encoded by the exons ATGATGACATCACATGGAAagctgaggagggagaaggggagtCTGGCCGAGTATGAATCGCAGATGAAAG ACCTGCGGGCCCAGCTGACAGACCAGATAAAGATTTTAGATTCTCAGGTGGaggtaaaacagcagcagctctcagacCTCTCTGAGTTTCTCCGGCGCCGTGGCGACATTGAGGCTGAATATGCACGTGCCCTCGACAAACTCACTGAGAGGTTCACCCACAAGACTAAGAA GAAGGAGCAGTGGGGTCAGTCTGTGTGTCAGGTCTGGTCAGTTTTGCTGACTCAGACTCGTTTAGAGAGCCGGGAACATGCAGCACTGGGTGACACCTGCTGTAACACGCTCACCCAGAGACTGACCCACAGTACGGAGGATACACACCGTCTACACAAACGG AGCAAAGAGGTTGGAATTCAGATGCAGGATGAGCTGCTAAAGGTCACCACTGAACTCCAGACA GCTCTGAAGACATATAACCAGTACCACACAGACTGCCTGATAGCTGAGGGGAAGCTGAAGGAAGCCGAGCGATTGGAGGAGAGACACACCGGCAAGTCCGCTGAGCTCGGCCCCGGCCAATCAGGAGGACAGAGGCGGAGTTCTgtgaagaagatggagagattAATGGagaag AGGCATGGCAGAGTGCAGGAGACCCAGCTGAAGTGTACCAAGGCTCGTAATGACTACCTGCTGAATCTAGCAGCAGCCAATGCAGCCATGAACAAGTACTACCTGCAGGACGTGAGCACTCTCATCGAC TGCTGTGACCTCGGTTTCCACCTGTCTGTGGAGAGGATGATGAGGTGCTACCTGGCCAGTAGGTGGCGCAtccagaaaacagaggagacagggCTTAAGCAGCTGGAGGCAGCTGTGACATCCCTGGACCAGGGAGGAGATAGGGATGCGTTACTGCAGCAACATGACGCTGCCTTCTGCCTTCCATTCAGATTCAACTACCACCCACATGAGGGAGACCAG gTGTGTGAGGTGAGTGCGGAAAGCCAGGTGAGGTACGAGCTGGAGACCAGATTCCAACAGCTTCAGTCTCGACTCGCTGCCGTTACCTTGGAAACAGAGGAG ATCAGTAAAACGCTTAAGGCTACACTCACAGCTCTGCTGGACAGTATGTGTGACAGCGACTGTAACCCCTCCCCCGATGTGCCCAGCAGCCTATCACATGAGCCCCCTGGAGGAAGTGCTGCCCCAAAACTTACCCTTGCCAAGCGTCGAGCCAatcagcaggagacagagaccTACTATTTTACA AAAGTGAAGGAGTTCCTCACCAGCAGTTCTCTGACCTCCAAACTTCAAGCCAAACATGACCTTCTACAAGATGCCATACAGAAAG CTGAGGCCGTCGACAGTGACCCTTCCAG aatgcaaTGTGCTCGGTCAGTGCGTGTTCGGAAGTCCAGACCTGTTTCCCAATTCTGCCACACACTCTTCACCACAGACATGCTCTCCTACATACAG AGCTCTGGGCAGCAGATTCCTGTGGTGGTTGAAAGCTGCATCCGTTTCATAAATCTTCACG GCCTCCACCATGAAGGAATATTCAGAGTTCCTGGGTCACAGAGGGAGGTTAACCTCATTAGAGATGCATTTGAGAGAG GAGAGGATCCTCTGTCAGACAGTGAGTGTGACCTGGACTCTGTGGCTGGTGTGTTGAAGCTTTACTTCAGAGGCCTTgagcctcctctcttcccttaCGACAGCTACTCTCAGCTGCTGGAGTGTGTTC AAATtgagggagacacagagaaagcTGCCCAGATTAAAGCGATTGTCTCCACCTTCCCACGGCCCCTCCTCATCGTGATGCGTTACCTTTTCGCTTTCCTCAATCA tgtgTCTCAGTACAGTGATGAGAACATGATGCAGCCCTACAACCTGGCCGTTTGCTTTGGCCCGAGCCTGCTGAGGGGAATGGACTCTGATGACGCTGTTGCTAGGCAGCCACAGGTCAATGACCTCATCAAAACCATGATCCTCCAACATGACGTCATCTTCCCTGGCCAATCAGAACTTCCAGGCCCCGTCTACGAGAAGCACATGACTCTGGAGCAGGAGTACTG TGAACCAAtcacagaggagggagatggagagactgAGCATCTGCCCAGTGAGGACG AGTGGGAAGCAGTGGCTATGTTCGACTACGTGGCGAGATCTCCAGCAGAACTATCGTTTAAGCAGGGAGAGCTGCTCATCCTTCACAGCAAAGCCTCCTCTGATTGGTGGAGAGGCGAAGTGGGAGGGGTTAAGGGTCTCATCCCTCACAAGTACATCAGCGTGCTGGAAGG gTCAGAGcgagggaaaagagaagaaggaggaggaggaggaggaggaggcagcactGGAAACCTGACAGCAGAAGATCCACAGACGGAGAACACAACTcg GATGCGGGTGAACAGCGACAGTGCTTCGTTACCTGGAAGACAGAGAGCAAGTGAGGGGAGCCCCAGTCGAAAGCCGCCAACCTCCCCTGCCACACGACACCTGCCAGT GTCTCACGAGAGAAGACACACTTTGGACACTGTGAGACAGGGTGGCTTCAGACCCACAGACAGACCTCCATTTGGTCAGGGAGACAGAACCACAGTTGACAAG GAGATGATCAGCCGTCAAATGAACTCAGTGTTCAAGGAGCTCCTGTCACGCCAGCCTCCTGTCCAGTCGTCCACCCTCGCCACCCCTGCTGCCCctgctccctcttcctcctcctcctcttcctctcttcctcaaGCTGCCCCCGCTGCCAAAAAAGTAGGATTCGGCCTCAGAGGACGGGCCCTTTTCAGGCCAGtggactga
- the cav4b gene encoding caveolin-2 — protein MMMVSDDCLVECKIDDDSDGDEGGGEQMNTPPPPPEFASKASTPAPKPPTPPTVPATPTPTHPVSRDPYGINKHLKVEVSDVLAEPPTPRSIDLVWLYSVIGFERARIWTYRCLTLLFAVPFALLCGIFLAILASLHVWFVVPCIQLSNTFLPCLRSLCMCAVNSIISPFCLSVALCCSQIAISLSNKDWHQVRDKEAAPV, from the exons atgatgatggtgagTGATGACTGTCTGGTGGAGTGTAAGATCGACGATGACAGCGATggagatgagggaggaggagaacagatgaacactcctcctcctcctccagagttTGCATCTAAAGCCTCCACCCCAGCACCCAAACCTCCGACCCCTCCCACAGTCCCCGCTACGCCCACACCTACCCATCCTGTCAGCAGGGACCCTTATGGCATCAACAAGCACCTAAAG gtggaggtcaGTGACGTGCTGGCAGAACCTCCTACACCTCGTAGCATAGACCTAGTGTGGCTTTACAGTGTCATTGGCTTTGAGAGGGCTCGTATCTGGACGTACCGCTGTCTTACCTTGCTGTTTGCTGTGCCCTTCGCTCTCCTCTGTGGCATTTTCCTGGCCATTCTCGCAAGTCTACACGTCTG GTTTGTGGTGCCTTGCATACAGCTGAGCAACACCTTCCTTCCATGCCTGCGCtccttgtgtatgtgtgctgtgaaCTCTATCATCTctcctttttgtttgtctgtagcACTCTGCTGCAGTCAAATTGCCATCTCACTGTCTAACAAGGACTGGCATCAGGTGAGGGACAAAGAGGCCGCACCAGTGTGA
- the fam50a gene encoding protein FAM50A, whose translation MAQYKGAASEAGRAMQLMKKREKEREHLEQLKQKIAEDNMVKSNIDKKFSAHYDAVEAELKSSTVGLVTLNDMKAKQEALVKEREKQLAKKEQSKELQLKLEKQKEKKRKEEQKRKIASLSFNPEDEEEDEEENEDEEDYVPAKKKLGKNPDVDTSFLPDRDREEEENRLREELRQEWELKQEKIKSEEIEITFSYWDGSGHRKTVKMKKGNTIQNFLQRALEVLRKDFSELRSAGVEQLMYIKEDLIIPHHHSFYDFIVTKARGKSGPLFSFDVHDDIRLVNDATVEKDESHAGKVVLRSWYEKNKHIFPASRWEPYDPEKKWDKYTIR comes from the exons ATGGCGCAGTACAAGGGAGCTGCTAGTGAGGCTGGGAGAGCCATGCAGCTGATGAAAAAacgagaaaaagaaagagaacatCTCGAACAGCTGAAGCAGAAGATTGCAGAG GACAACATGGTCAAGTCCAACATTGATAAGAAATTCTCAGCTCACTATGATGCTGTAGAAGCAGAGCTGAAGTCCAGCACAGTTG GTCTGGTGACGCTGAATGATATGAAGGCGAAGCAGGAGGCGCTGGTGAAGGAGCGAGAGAAACAGCTGGCAAAGAAGGAGCAGTCCAAGGAGCTCCAGCT caaactagagaaacagaaagaaaagaagagaaaggaggaacagaagaggaaaatagCCAGTTTATCCTTTAATCCtgaagacgaagaagaagatgaagaggaaaatgaggaCGAAGAGGATT ATGTGCCGGCTAAGAAGAAACTTGGGAAAAATCCAGATGTTGACACAAGTTTCCTTCCTGATCGGGACAGAGAG gaggaggagaatcGCCTCAGAGAGGAGCTCAGGCAGGAGTGGGAGCTCAAACAGGAGAAGATTAAGA GCGAGGAGATTGAGATTACATTCAGCTACTGGGATGGCTCTGGACATCGCAAGACAGTCAAG ATGAAGAAGGGTAATACTATTCAGAACTTCCTGCAGAGAGCCCTGGAAGTCCTCAGGAAGGACTTCAGTGAGCTCAG GTCTGCTGGAGTAGAGCAGCTCATGTATATCAAGGAGGATCTGATAATCCCACAT CACCACAGTTTTTATGACTTCATTGTGACCAAAGCCAGAGGCAAATCTG GTCCTCTTTTCAGCTTTGACGTCCATGATGATATTCGGCTTGTGAACGACGCCACTGTAGAAAAAGATGag TCTCATGCAGGTAAAGTGGTGCTGAGGAGCTGGTATGAGAAGAACAAGCACATCTTCCCTGCTAGTCGCTGGGAGCCATATGATCCTGAGAAGAAGTGGGACAAATATACG